A region from the Lentisphaera profundi genome encodes:
- a CDS encoding GDSL-type esterase/lipase family protein, whose amino-acid sequence MTIRTKIIALFIFTLISSTLHADKLIRIACVGDSITYGAGIKDRETNSYPAQLQALLGNTYKVGNFGVSARTLLKKGDKPYWNNKAYKKALSFNPNIVIIKLGTNDIKPNNWKHHAEFAGDLKALVKSFQDLASKPTVFLATPVPVQKTRWGMTEDAIVNGVMPLVKQVADELKLSIIDFHGAVPSEAKYFKDGIHPNADGAKLMAASAAAAVK is encoded by the coding sequence ATGACAATTCGAACGAAAATCATCGCGCTATTTATTTTTACATTAATTAGCTCAACGCTACATGCGGATAAGCTCATCCGAATTGCTTGTGTTGGTGATAGTATCACATATGGTGCTGGAATCAAAGACCGGGAGACGAACAGTTACCCCGCTCAGCTCCAAGCCTTGCTCGGCAATACGTACAAGGTCGGCAATTTTGGCGTCTCCGCTCGTACACTTTTGAAGAAGGGTGACAAACCATACTGGAATAATAAGGCCTATAAAAAAGCATTGAGCTTCAATCCAAATATTGTGATCATTAAATTAGGAACCAACGATATAAAACCCAATAACTGGAAGCACCATGCAGAGTTTGCAGGAGATTTAAAAGCTCTTGTTAAATCCTTTCAGGATCTTGCTTCGAAACCGACTGTTTTTCTGGCCACGCCGGTGCCCGTTCAGAAAACCCGTTGGGGAATGACCGAGGATGCAATTGTCAACGGTGTTATGCCATTGGTAAAACAGGTGGCCGATGAATTAAAGCTTTCCATCATAGACTTTCACGGTGCGGTACCATCTGAGGCAAAGTATTTTAAAGATGGTATTCATCCAAATGCAGATGGTGCTAAACTGATGGCTGCATCTGCCGCTGCCGCAGTTAAGTGA
- a CDS encoding SGNH/GDSL hydrolase family protein, producing MKNNIIKLLLTLSLTCSALFAVEPGSAEEKAKGKKWIPTPIEGKANALIIGDSISIGYTLQVRDLLEGKVNVYRPILEGTDQPWNCGHTSSINGGLDRMLKGPKWDVIHFNTGLHDLKRINRKKGARSDDPSVPVVISLEQYREGLEKIVIRLKATGAKVIFATTTPYVEGVYPCRIPEDAVKYNQVAIEVMKKHDVAINDLYSASLPKLKEWQQNKNVHFNEVGKQKLAELVAESIKNNL from the coding sequence ATGAAAAATAATATCATCAAACTCTTGCTCACCCTAAGCCTGACTTGCTCAGCTCTCTTCGCCGTTGAACCCGGAAGTGCCGAAGAAAAAGCTAAAGGAAAAAAATGGATTCCCACTCCCATTGAAGGCAAAGCAAATGCCTTGATCATCGGCGATTCAATTTCCATTGGCTACACCCTACAAGTCCGTGACTTACTCGAAGGTAAAGTCAATGTTTATCGCCCCATCCTAGAAGGGACTGATCAACCATGGAATTGCGGCCATACCAGTAGTATAAATGGTGGCCTTGATCGCATGCTCAAGGGACCGAAGTGGGATGTGATTCATTTCAATACTGGACTCCATGATCTCAAACGCATCAATCGCAAAAAGGGCGCTCGTTCAGATGACCCTAGTGTTCCCGTAGTTATTTCTCTTGAACAATATCGTGAAGGTCTAGAGAAGATTGTTATACGATTGAAAGCTACTGGTGCAAAAGTTATTTTCGCGACTACCACGCCCTATGTTGAGGGTGTTTATCCCTGCCGTATACCCGAAGATGCCGTCAAGTATAATCAAGTGGCTATTGAAGTCATGAAAAAGCACGATGTGGCTATCAACGATCTCTACTCCGCTAGTCTACCAAAACTCAAAGAATGGCAGCAAAACAAAAACGTTCATTTCAATGAAGTCGGTAAACAAAAATTAGCCGAACTCGTAGCAGAGAGCATCAAGAATAATCTATAG
- a CDS encoding sialate O-acetylesterase: MKISTNSLVKSKISACLLTSIILFCATPAQADVKLNSLFTDNMVLQRGIPAKVFGKANDGEKVTVTINGQTATSTATNGEWLVKLKPMKAGGPFNMTVKGKNTVTIKNVMLGDVWVCAGQSNMDYDLGKFLSPKLGDVAKKYAKIIDTSVNDKVRIALIAKHFPRTVVEEVKIEDSFSKSWQAPSVEITPLTSAVGYVFAKNLSVHLNVPIGLIDSNKGGTAVETWMTNNSKKALGAKVGKSGYNGMIAPLHKFAIKGVIWYQGENNARTIQSSLAYAKNFKIMITDWRKAWGLGDFPFLYVQLAGYAKTKGTNAPVTWPFLRESQTKALELANTAMALALDKGVEFNIHPHHKIAVSERLVLCARKLAYGEDIVYSGPQYKSHEIKGNSVVISFDHAGSGLTAKDTLWDKELVKANVLKGFTICGADKEFVAAYAFVKGDTIVVSAKTVAMPLAVRYAWDGFPRSNFANKEGLPAVPFRTDNFNDAGSVISAKKKGKSKSKRKK; the protein is encoded by the coding sequence ATGAAAATATCAACGAACTCATTAGTTAAAAGTAAAATAAGCGCTTGCCTACTTACAAGTATTATTCTGTTCTGTGCTACACCAGCACAAGCAGATGTCAAATTAAACAGTCTGTTCACCGATAACATGGTCCTGCAGCGAGGTATTCCCGCAAAGGTCTTTGGTAAGGCTAATGATGGTGAGAAAGTGACCGTCACGATAAACGGTCAAACAGCAACAAGCACTGCCACTAATGGTGAATGGCTTGTCAAACTCAAGCCCATGAAAGCTGGTGGGCCCTTTAACATGACGGTAAAAGGGAAGAACACGGTCACGATCAAAAACGTCATGCTGGGAGATGTCTGGGTCTGCGCTGGCCAGTCAAACATGGATTATGACCTAGGCAAATTCTTATCCCCAAAACTTGGTGATGTGGCAAAAAAGTACGCTAAAATCATCGATACCAGTGTTAATGATAAGGTACGAATCGCACTTATTGCCAAGCACTTTCCGCGTACAGTTGTCGAAGAGGTGAAAATTGAGGATTCATTTAGTAAGTCCTGGCAGGCTCCAAGTGTAGAAATAACGCCATTAACTTCTGCCGTAGGCTATGTTTTCGCTAAGAACTTGTCAGTACACCTGAACGTGCCGATCGGACTGATTGATAGCAATAAAGGAGGGACAGCAGTAGAAACCTGGATGACTAATAATTCTAAAAAAGCGCTTGGTGCCAAAGTTGGTAAATCCGGCTATAATGGCATGATTGCGCCCTTGCACAAATTTGCGATTAAAGGTGTAATCTGGTATCAGGGTGAGAATAATGCACGCACTATTCAATCGAGTCTGGCATACGCTAAAAACTTTAAGATAATGATCACCGACTGGCGCAAGGCATGGGGATTGGGCGATTTCCCATTCCTCTATGTACAGCTTGCTGGCTATGCAAAAACAAAGGGCACAAATGCACCTGTCACTTGGCCATTTTTGCGTGAGTCGCAGACCAAAGCACTTGAGCTAGCGAATACGGCCATGGCTTTGGCGCTCGATAAGGGTGTCGAGTTCAATATTCATCCTCATCACAAGATTGCTGTTTCAGAACGTCTTGTACTCTGTGCTCGAAAGCTTGCTTATGGAGAAGATATTGTCTACTCAGGGCCACAATACAAATCACATGAGATCAAAGGAAATAGTGTGGTCATTTCATTCGATCACGCGGGCTCTGGCTTGACTGCAAAAGATACTCTCTGGGATAAAGAGCTCGTTAAAGCTAATGTACTTAAAGGCTTCACTATCTGTGGAGCTGATAAAGAATTCGTGGCTGCCTATGCTTTTGTTAAAGGAGATACCATTGTTGTTTCAGCTAAAACAGTGGCCATGCCTCTTGCTGTCCGTTATGCATGGGATGGCTTCCCGCGCAGTAACTTTGCCAATAAAGAAGGCCTGCCTGCAGTGCCTTTCAGAACGGATAATTTTAATGATGCGGGCTCTGTGATAAGCGCAAAGAAAAAAGGAAAATCCAAGAGTAAAAGAAAAAAATGA